The following coding sequences lie in one Palaemon carinicauda isolate YSFRI2023 chromosome 7, ASM3689809v2, whole genome shotgun sequence genomic window:
- the LOC137644272 gene encoding general transcription factor II-I repeat domain-containing protein 2-like: MIKTVKEIYPEKLSLFQNVSFSASTVTRRMEDLSGEVFSTLSEKAHSFQYSSLSLDESNYILDTAQLLIFIRSVDKIFQVVEDLYALRSMKDSTTSENLFLEVHQALNDLDLSWAKLKSVTTDGARNMVGSKTGLVKKYAMKSLMLMAPLL; the protein is encoded by the coding sequence ATGATAAAAACGGTCAAAGAAATATATCCAGAAAAGTTGTCCCTCTTTCAAAATGTAAGTTTCTCTGCTTCAACAGTCACAAGGCGTATGGAAGATTTAAGTGGCGAAGTGTTTTCAACATTATCCGAGAAAGCTCACAGTTTTCAATATTCTTCTTTAAGTTTGGATGAAAGCAATTATATTTTGGATACAGCACAACTTCTGATTTTTATTAGAAGTGTTGATAAAATCTTTCAGGTTGTAGAAGATTTGTATGCCCTTCGAAGTATGAAAGATTCTACAACATCAGAAAATCTCTTTTTAGAAGTACATCAGGCGTTAAATGACCTTGATTTAAGTTGGGCCAAGTTAAAAAGTGTAACCACTGATGGAGCAAGAAACATGGTTGGAAGTAAAACAGGGTTGGTCAAGAAATATGCAATGAAGTCGCTAATGCTAATGGCACCCCTCCTCTGA